The proteins below are encoded in one region of Eulemur rufifrons isolate Redbay chromosome 2, OSU_ERuf_1, whole genome shotgun sequence:
- the CLEC14A gene encoding C-type lectin domain family 14 member A, with protein MRPALTLCLLWQALWPEPGGGEHPTADRAGCSASGACYSLHHATIKRLAAEEACNLRGGALSTVHGGAELRAVLALLRAGPGPREGSKDLLFWVSLERKRSHCTLENEPLRGFSWQSSDDSRSESDTLQWVEEPQRSCTARRCAALQATGGVEPAGWKEMLCHLRANGYLCKYQFEGLCPAPRPGAASNLSYRAPFQLYSPALDFSPPGTKVSALCPGQLPISVTCIADEMGLRWDGLPSGALLCPCPGRYLRAGKCAELPNCLDDLGGFACECAAGFQLGDDGRSCVTNGEGQLAPGGTMVPTRFPPAAATSPIPKRTWSPKVHEKPGEIPHVPEQGSSATTIPEIPQWGAQSTMSNFQMSPQVKSMATITPSGSVIPKFNSTVSSANPQAFDSSSTVVFILVTIAVVVLVILTMTVLGLFKLCFHKSPSSRAKKGSLAPSGKESDAEAAALNSNSAHGAHSEVKVRDCGLQDREEGTSLAGSSFGSGHT; from the coding sequence ATGAGGCCGGCACTCACCCTGTGCCTCCTCTGGCAGGCGCTCTGGCCCGAGCCGGGCGGTGGCGAGCACCCCACCGCCGACCGCGCGGGCTGCTCGGCCTCGGGGGCCTGCTACAGTCTGCACCACGCGACTATCAAGCGGCTGGCGGCCGAGGAGGCCTGCAACTTGCGCGGCGGGGCGCTCAGCACCGTGCATGGGGGTGCTGAGCTCCGCGCTGTGCTCGCGCTCCTGCGGGCAGGCCCGGGGCCCCGAGAAGGCTCCAAAGACCTTCTGTTCTGGGTCTCGCTGGAGCGCAAGCGTTCCCACTGCACCCTGGAGAACGAGCCTTTGCGGGGTTTCTCCTGGCAGTCCTCCGACGACAGCAGGTCCGAAAGCGACACGCTGCAGTGGGTGGAGGAGCCCCAACGCTCCTGCACCGCACGGAGATGCGCGGCACTTCAGGCCACTGGGGGAGTTGAGCCCGCAGGCTGGAAAGAGATGCTGTGCCACCTGCGCGCCAACGGCTACCTGTGCAAGTACCAGTTTGAGGGCTTGTGCCCTGCGCCGCGTCCCGGGGCCGCCTCTAATTTGAGCTACCGAGCGCCCTTCCAGCTGTACAGCCCCGCGCTGGACTTCAGTCCCCCTGGGACCAAGGTGAGTGCGCTCTGCCCGGGGCAGCTCCCCATCTCAGTAACCTGCATCGCGGACGAGATGGGCCTGCGCTGGGACGGACTCCCCTCGGGCGCCTTGCTCTGTCCCTGCCCGGGGAGGTACCTGCGGGCTGGCAAATGCGCGGAGCTGCCTAACTGCCTAGACGACTTGGGAGGCTTTGCCTGCGAATGTGCCGCGGGCTTCCAGCTGGGTGACGACGGACGCTCTTGTGTGACAAATGGGGAAGGACAGCTGGCCCCTGGGGGGACCATGGTGCCCACCAGGTTCCCACCGGCCGCTGCTACAAGCCCTATACCGAAGAGAACGTGGTCACCCAAGGTCCACGAGAAGCCAGGAGAGATACCCCATGTCCCTGAACAAGGCAGTTCGGCAACAACTATTCCTGAGATTCCTCAGTGGGGAGCACAGAGCACTATGTCTAACTTTCAAATGTCCCCTCAAGTCAAGTCAATGGCCACCATCACCCCATCAGGAAGCGTGATTCCCAAGTTTAATTCCACAGTTTCCTCTGCCAATCCCCAGGCTTTCGACTCTTCCTCCACCGTGGTCTTCATACTTGTCACCATAGCAGTAGTAGTGTTGGTGATCTTGACCATGACAGTGCTGGGGCTTTTCAAACTCTGCTTTCACAAAAGCCCTTCCTCCCGGGCAAAGAAGGGGTCTTTGGCACCCTCAGGCAAGGAGAGTGATGCTGAGGCCGCTGCTTTGAACTCCAATTCTGCACATGGCGCACACAGTGAGGTGAAGGTCAGGGACTGTGGTCTACAGGACAGAGAGGAAGGCACCTCGCTGGCGGGGTCCTCTTTTGGTTCTGGCCATACATAG